The window GTTCTCTCTGTTTGAGTCGACGAGGGAGTCTTTGCCGCCCgccgagagacggcggcggccgctcagCAAGACGACGCGTCCTTCGATAAGACGGGGGAACGGGAAACGTTGCATCTCCCTGGGCAGCTatgccgccgccccgcagcGGAAAGGCGCGTTGAAACCTGCAAAAAGGCCACCAGCAGTTGCAACTTTGAGTCTCTGACGCTTCTCGAAAGGCCACGCGTTTTGCTTTGGGTGTAGAGAGACGGTCGAACTTCCCTggggcttcttcttctgctttcgcctcacagcgcccgcgcctcccacGACCACAGCCGCACTCTTCACCACGCCTTGACTTGTCCTTGTTTCCTGTCTCCATTCGTTATCTTCGTGTTCTGGCTGACTATCcgaaggcgcccgccgcccttctGGAGTTTCTTCGTCACCCAAACCCCGCGGGTTCCTCCTCAGCTTCCGCCCGATCAGTCGGCAACCGTTCCGCGTCCGCTTTtccccgccgtcgcgcacaGTCGATCGACAGCTGCCGTCTTTTTGTGGCCTTTACGTAGTCTCCGTCCTAACCTCacttccttcctcctcgctttctttctgcagcctcgctgctcccttcttctcgcaATTGTCAGTTCGTCCCTGCCTCGCCTTGGGTTTTTCGCGCCGCGGCAATGGAGTAGAGAAGAGACAACGCATTGCACCGGAAGAGCCGTTGTTTCCGGTAACCTGAGAAAGGACTGTCGAGGACGGGATTACGACTCCACAGGCTCAACTGCGCCTGGCTCGGATGTGGCCTTTGAAACACGCTCAAGTCTTTAAATGTGCGCGTGCTGTATGCCGCCGCTAGGGCAGCCTCGAGGGTCACAGCCGTGTCTGAGCACGATATCTTgcatcgtcgtcgccctccgcctctgcgaaggtttttttcctcgcgcacgcctctGGTTCGCTGACCCTGAcctctccgctgcttctctgcagccgcgctcgggtatctgccgtcgtctgcctgccTGAATTCCTCCCCCAGAGGGGACGCCGGCGCtttccgcttcgccttcttcgcgtgtTTCGttggcgtctgcctcgttgCGCGCGTCTTTTCGCTTCTTGTCTTTTTGCCTTGGTCGCGCTGCCCTGTCTTTCTctgtttctcttctcctctctctctctgagaACATGGCgccgaagcagaagaaggggGACTCTGACGTCGTGGacgaggcgcgtctgcgtatCGCCATCGTGAACGCAGACCGCTGCAAGCCGAAGAAATGCCGCCAGGAGTGTAAGCGGAACTGCCCCGTGGTTCGAACGGGCAAGCTCTGCATCGAAGTCGAGCCGACCTCCAAGATCGCCTTCATCTCCGAGCCGCTCTGCATTGGGTGCGGTATCTGCGTGAAGAAGTGCCCGTTCGAGGCCATCGCCATCATCAACCTGCCCAAAGACTTGGGAAAAGACGTTACGCACCGCTTCGGTCCCAACTCCTTCAAACTCCACAGACTGCCCGTCCCCCGACCTGGGCAGGTGAGCGCCCAGCCGACCCCCAGCCCCGAACCGGCGAAAAGGAGGGTTTAGGGTGTaacctcgccgcgcgtcacGCCATTAAACAGAGGGCTACACTTGTGTGTATGTGCGTGTGGGTTGCGGCCGTGGGGGAACGGAGCTTCGCCTGAGCTGAGTCAAAcatgcgtcttctgcgctgagtggcgacgcagacgagctgTCGACCGCACCGCCGTGCGCCGGCGTGGGGTGTTTTCGCTCTCAGGTGCTGGGTTTGGTAGGAACGAATGGTATCGGCAAGTCCACTGCTCTGAAGATCTTGTCGGCGAAGCTGAAGCCCAACTTGGGCAACTACCAGAACCCGCCCGAGTGGCAAGAAATCCTCGCCTACTTCCGTGGCAGCGAACTGCAAAACTTTTTCACACGCATGCTCGAGGAAGACCTCAAAGCCAGCATCAAGCCGCAGTACGTGGATCACGTCCCCAAGCAGGTAAGCGGCGGCCGCAACGCAGGGGCGTGTGTGCCGCGTTCTCACGCTGGGGGCGGCGCTCTTTTCTCTAAAGTGACACTGTCGAGGGGTTGGCGAGTGTCGGATTTCCTCGTGTCTTTGCTGTTGGcggttcctctctctcccctctcttctgccgTGGCGGGTTCTTGCTTCACACGCTCTCGGCATGCTTTTGCCGATGTGCGCCCTTGGCGCCCTTCTCTAAGGCTCGGGTTTCCGCGCACGTGTGCCTTTTCCTTGTGGGGCCTGTTGGTCGCCCGGCGCTCTCTACGTCTCTGGGTCTTCATCGCGCGGGGTCGATTCGCCCGTGTATTTTTCCGCGCCCATGGCTGCTCTCATGCGCTCGGCTCCTCTCCCGTGAGTGTGtgtcccccccctcccccccccctttgaGCGCTTCTTTTTGTTtttgtcgcctcgcgcacaGGTCAAGGGCACGGTCGGCGACGTAGTGCGCCGCAAGGATGAGACGGGGCGGGGCGACGAGCTCATGAAGGACATGGAGCTTGATCATCTGGTTGACCGCGAAATCGCGAACCTCTCGGGTGGAGAGCTCCAGCGCTTCTGCATCTGCGTTACGGCGATCCAAAAGAACAACGTCTACATGTTCGATGAGCCGTCCTCTTACCTCGATGTGAAGCAGAGGCTGAAGGCTGCCCTGGTCATTCGATCGTGCCTCAAGTTCGACAACTTCATCATTGTCGTAAGTGCTTGATTCTCTCGCGAACAGCCACCCAGACACACCTGTCCGCGTCGCGTCTAGATTTCagcatataaatatatatgcaggGCTGGCGGTGTAAAGGAAGCGTGCCTCTTCTCTGGAGGAGGGACGAAGTCTGTCATGCGCGCCTTCTGGATcctgggcgcgggcgagacgTGGAGGATGTTTTGTGCACAGAACTCTCAACAGCTGGTGCAGCCGGTCTGCAAGGTGTTCGGTTTTCGTTAAGTGTCCGACTCTCTCCGGGAGACTCAAgggctgccgtcgccgtgCAAGGCTGAGCAGGAGGCGTGTTCTTTGACTTCTGGGCCGTAGATCGGTCgcctctgctctctgcgacgccttctgcgtgGTGGGGGCGCACGCGAAATTCGAGTGCATATTATCTGTGGTCGTTCGGGGCTCTGCAGGTTGAGCACGATTTGTCTGTCCTCGACTACCTGTCGGACTACATTTGCTGCCTCTGGGGCAAGCCCGGCGCGTACGGAGTGGTGACCATGCCCTTCAGCGTGAGGGAAGGCATCAACATTTTTTTGGACGGTTTCGTGCCGACTGAGAACTTGCGGTTCCGCGACGAAAGTCTCAACTTCAAGCTCGCCGCCGACCAAGATATCCTCCCCGAAGAGATCCAGGTGCGGTCTCCCCCTCCCTTCCGTCTCGGAGGCATGCAGGCTGGCCTGCGTGGAAAGCTGGGAACTGAAATTTTTCGCTAGAGTTTGATATGCGCCGTAGCACCTGGAGCCATCTGGTCCGGTTTGTGTGCGACCAGCACCGGATCGAGTACCATGTTAATTCTGCGGTGGTGCGGGGCGAAACCTGGCGGGGCTTCTGTTTGACTTTTCTGTCGCGTGTGAGgggtgtctctgcttcgattttctccgcggctccgGCGCATTCACGCCTTTGGGTTGTTCGGCTTGCGCGCTGTcccgtctgcagcgcctgcactTCTACGAGTATCCGGCGATGACCAAGACAATGGGAACTTTCAAACTCCGCGTCGAAAGCGGCCACTTCAGCGACAGTGAAATCCTCGTCATGCTGGGACAGAACGGTACCGGCAAGAGCACACTGATTCGGTGAGCCCACTGTCCTGCTGACGCCTTTCTGAAAAACGCGACTTCGGAACCGGGGAGAGATGCAGTGCCTTCCCAGCCTCCTGTTTAATCGTCCAACCCGCCTCAAGAGAGTCACAACGCGGCCCTTCGCTCCTGCAGGGCGACTCTTTTCCGGTGTTTTTCCATTCTGACGGGCAGGGGGGAGGCGCTGTCGACGGGGGGTGGGCGTCTTCGAGCTTGACGCGGTGGGCGGCGTCCGTCAGCGGTGCGAGCCAAGTAGTCTTTTTTGGCTGGCGCGATcgtgtgtctcttcttcagcatGCTGGCGGGTCTGTTGAAGCCCGACGAGGAGGTGGAGCTCCCCAACTTGCACGTGAGCTACAAGCCGCAGACGATTACTGCCAAGTATCAGGGAACTGTCAGGTACGGAGACTTTGCGGAGGATTCCTCACAGGACGGCGCCATCTCCGCGTTTGTAAATTCCATTTGCTGGCCTCTTGTGCCCTAGCGGTGGTGCTTGCTTGTGGATGCGCTGGCGTCTTTTCGTGGCTCGTtccgcgccgaagaaggcccGCCTGTGCATGTAGCCGAATCCCGTGGCGTGCTGGGCTTCAGGGAGTTGTTCTTCGCGAAGATCCGCGAGTCGTTTAATCACCCGCAGTTCCAGACCGACGTGGtgaagccgctgcagctggagaCGATCATGGATCAAGACGTCCAGCATCTGTCCGGAGGAGaactgcagcgcgtcgccctgaTCGTCGCCTTGGGAAAACCGGCAGACATCTACCTCATCGATGAGCCCTCGGCCTACCTGGACTCCGAGCAGCGTATCATGGCCGCCAGAGTCATCAAGAGGTGCGAGCCGAAGCTGAGGGGGGGGAGAAACcggggaggcgcggaggcggggggacTGAAGAGAGCTCTCGTCACCCTCCTCAGCCTGGCGTGTGGCTGTGGGATTCATTCGCAACTGTCCTCTTGTTCGTCATGGGACTCTGAATGGTAGctggggggcggggggggggggggggggggggaccaCTCAGCGATTGGCGCGTCGAGAGGAACCACGACTACTTGCGGAGAAGCGTGTATTTGTTGGAGACGCAGTGtgcccgcgcgcggacggTAGGAAATGCGAGTGGCGGCGGTCTGCAGGGTGTGAGTGTTCAGGCGTCTGTGTATACATTTCGTGACTCCCTTTGTCTGTGTGATTCGCTGCAGATTTATCTTGCACGCAAAGAAGACGGCGTTTATCGTTGAGCACGATTTTATCATGGCTACCTACCTGGCGGACCGCGTCATCGTATACGAGGGAGAGCCCGGGTAAGGAGGCACCAAAAATCTGTCTCAAGCAGGTGTATTTTGTCGAGGAGGGGCAGACTATAAAACAGTGGCAACCTGTCTCTCTGGAAAATGTCTGCTTGCGCAAAGGCACGTAAATCGTCCcgccggaaggcggcgcgcgctccaACAGGCGCTCAGGCGGCAGCTGAAGCCGCTGCATATGAGTGCGTTTGCGGCTAGGATAGGGGTGGACGCTTCACCGAGGAATCTCCTTTATTTTCGAGCTTGTCGTTGCGGTGAAGCATGAGCAGTTAGGCTTGTGCGGTCTTTGTGATGAGGAATTGTCGagagctgcgtctgcgtttgCCGGCCGCCCTCTCACTCTGCTATCTGCACATGTTCGCTGTTCTTTTTCAGTGTGGATTGCACGGCTCTCTCGCCCGACAACCTCGTCAGCGGCATGAACCGCTTTTTGAAGTCTCTCCAGATTACCTTCCGCCGAGACCCGACGAACTTCCGCCCTCGCATCAACAAGCTCGAGAGTGTGAAGGACAAGGAACAGAAGTTGCTGGGCAATTACTTCATGCTTGACGACGCCTGAGTGAAAACGGattttccgcttcttccgtcTCGGCCAAGGCGGCCGCCTGGGTGGAGcgaagggggcggggggggggggggggggaaggttGCCTCACGGATGCAGCTCTACGTCGACGGTGGGGGATATAGGCGGAGCTCACTCTGCGCGTGAAGCCTCTGCGACTGTGGCAGCGCCTATTTCCTGTTGCGAGGCATTTGCACACAGTCGCTGCTCACCGGGCGATCGAACGCTTCGGAATTTACTTCGGGTTGTTGCGTGAATGCTAGAGGCGAACGCAGCGAGGAAACGCCACCGTGGCGCGGGATGTCAGAACACGGGCCTCGAGAGCCGTTTCTAGGCTCACCAGGTGGAGAGGCCAGGCCACAGGTTTCAGCCTTTGTCATTTGCTGTAAGGTATTTGCACGAGGGGGcttaataacgattccgtcttccagcttccacctgtttagtaactggatgaacgctttttacgcctggtatgcatggataatactcgactcttctatagtttaaccgctactgccgggactgtatattatgtacttacggtagtactatcaagcgcttcgtacaaagcaggcattaagaacataaagatcgtattggtcatgaaaagcacaagagaacttggatccggtaaacaaagaccttcaagatctaaaccagtagtccaactcttagtatatactccccagaaaatgctgataaataatcctgtctcagagactacatttcgagtcataaaatgttgtcgtcTCAACATTCgggtattcaaagctcgaatttcagataaaagagctagGTTAATGAGCGAGAGGatgtttaaatagcggttaacctttcctttttcttACGTACTCAACATTATTACTtttgatttagtataagcatagaaccaatccggtagtaagatatacgatagtagctaatctaccatataagatataagtcgcctgtggaatagcactaccatCATCCCCGTACTGTCGGTGTGAGAGCAGCGGAACCTGAGAGCGTAGGCGCTGCGGTGGCTCCACAGTGAAAACGCAGGCAAGAACTGGTTCTTGAAGAAACACGCTTGTATTTCGCTTGAGTTCGTGTTGTCTTTGAAGAACAGGTCGCAATGTCCTCAGGGACATGAGGTGTAAGCACCACATTCGTAGTCAGTTCAGCACACCCCGAAGAACTCCCTCATCCCcttcgccccccctccctccgccggctCTCGGCGCCAACCTTGTTGCCACGTGGTAGGCACGGCGGCACGCCGGCTAGATATTTCCTGAAAAAGCCCTTTCGGCACCCCTGGCAGGCGCTGAATATCTGTCCACGCTGCGGGATGAAGCTGCTGGTGCGTTCCACGGTAGTATCCGTTCGCCTTTACGCCCGTCAGGCTTGGTAAGAGTCGTTGAGCAATATAAGGCTGGTTGAGAGTATAGGGATTTATCCGTTCTTCACATCTGCATACATGTTCGCGAGACTCGAGGGGTACCCCTACAAAGCTACCCGGGCATCATGTTGTGGTTGCCGCTGACTCTCCGCCCACGGCGTGAAGCTTCTGAACTGGAGTCGATGCGATGTGTCATTTAGTGGCGGCGAGCCAGCCTTGTTTCATTTTCTATCGTGCTTAAGTCGTGAACAAGATACCGAATCCCGTTAAGCATCTAGCGTATCAAGGAAACTACCGGTGTTCGAGGTAAAGGTCGGCAATTGATGGTTCTCGGCGTCTGCATCAGCCCTATTCGCCCGGCTTCAGCAATTGCACCACCTAAGATGTGCGTCGGCGTCGTTTGTTGAGTAGCACAGCATTTATAATCAAGACGATCCTACTGTATACTCACACAGTGACACACCCACTGACTGCAGTTGGACTTGTGCCGTGAAATTCAAGCAACGGATTCCCGCATGTGGACTTTGCGTTCTCCGTCCGCCAGACGCATGTGCCAGACGGCACAAGCGTACAGACTGACCGATATCACAAGCGTGGTTTGTAGATTTCTCCATTAGGCGTTAATAAATGCGTGAAGTCAGCATCGCCAAACGTCACGAAGATAGCGTTGGAAAAAACCAAGGAAGGGATACCGACCCGACAAAAATCGGGTATTTGTGATGGGGGAGGTAAGGTTTGTGTGGGGCGGGGGTCCTTTTTCTCGAGTATAGCTACAGTTTTCAGTGAGACTACGGGCTCTCAGAACGCGGGATTTGCCCGTGCTTGTGGACGCGGTGACTTGGTTACAATTTTTTTTGAAGTGTCGCCCGGGAATGGCTACCAAGAGATGGTAGAGAGCGACCGTCAGTTCTCGAGATCGAAGTATCAACGTTGGCGGAAAGCGCGTGCTCCGCAGCCCCGCTACATTCAGTGGGGAAGCCAGCCCACGAGTCATGTTGGGTTCTTGTAAGGATCTACATCCGTGTGACGCGGTGCCCCGCTTCAAGACCGCAGAAtgggcgtcggcggctcTGTCACTGATGACAAGAGCGCGCCAGCTGCCCGAAGGAAAAAATGTGATTCAATTTGCACCTCCGAAACGTGGCATGCACCCTTTCGGGTGACACCATACACCAGACCGAACGACGGACGGAGTGCGCCCTCAGGTAAAGGGACGAAGCATATTTTCAGTCGTTTGGCGAGTTCCTAGTCTCCAGATATGATATGGAAGCGCGCGTGACAGACGCCTGAGGCCTTTCTTAAGTTCCGCTTTTGGTACTCCTTTCATGACGGACGATTCCTGACTTCTTTGCTGTTGTCTGAGTGCGTACAAAACCATCCCATTTCTCTCCTTCGAGTCACTCGCTGTGTCGCATATGCTGTAGCCACAGCGGTGATTCGTTGCTGCGCAAGCTTTCGCGGGTTTTAGCAGCCAAATAAGTGACATTTTCACCTAGAGCGAGGGAGACTCCGACGGCTAAACGAGCAGAGTCGCATCACAATGGAGGATACCCTGGTGAAGTTTGAGACGTATGAAGACTACCTGGACTCGCACATTACTGACACTGACAGATTTTATCTTGAGGAAGTAAGGAAGTCGGCACCCTCTCAAACTTAGAGCTGGCGGACAACACAAGGGAACGGAATgtgggcgagggaggcgtcGTAACGTGAAGCGTGTATTGCTCCTCCGAGCGAAAAACGTGGAGCTTACGCATCCATGTATTGGCAGCGCCCGGGGCTATGGAACCAGGCACGAGTTGCTCTAGATTTTGGCTCCAGGCTCCAGGAACATGAAACCATGCGCTACAGGAATCGAGCCTTGAGTTCTCATGATGGACGCGGTCAAAACCACTGTCCATGGAGCTGTACGAGAGAACAATCTGCTAGATCAGTTCCATGTTTCGTGCATGTTTCGTGCCATATACACTCGCGCGCACATGCCAGCGTGTGGAAACAAGGACTTGTATGTGTATGGCTTCGCGCATTTTCAGGAGCAGCTCGCACGGCAACTCGTCGAAATAGGCTGTCTTCGCGGTATGCAGTCACGTGCCGCGCaatgtcttctgcgtcgggGGCACTCTCTGTCCAACGAATACGTTATTTGCATCTACGCGATGCCATTTGTATGGTGTCGTTCTTGTGACCTCCATACAGTCACTACGCGGATGGCTCAGTTACAGCCTAGGCAGGTCCCGATACACGCCTTCTCGAAGCACCTTGTCATCAACTACTTGGTCACTATGTCACCGTGAACCCACATAGCGCATGTACGACCCTGCCAGCAAGTGCGACGCACAAGACTTGTCACTGCGACACTCGCGCGTGCTCTCGAGACAAGGTGTGCCTCCGGTCAAGAGACTCTAGGTGGAGTTGTGCCAAACCGACTCCTCTCGAGTGCCTCAGGCGCAGTGTTGTCAAGGGAAGCGTTCTATGCGGGAAAGGAGCAGCTAGAGGCTTCTCGCCGCTCCACACACCATAGCCCCCAGAAGCTTCTTTGTAGCAGCGGTAAAGAACTAAGCGGAAGTATCGTCTTGCGGCATCTGGCAGCGAGGGAAGACTTGGTAAAGAGCGGAAAATTATCCACGATTATCTTCATCCGAGACGTCAACCGTCGTGGTCAAGAAGTGAGTGGCTACATCGACTACAGCGACCGGTTGAAAAAGGAGAATTTCGAGCAATACTTTGATCGGAAGAAAAGGTAACACTTCTAGATACATGCCACTGCTGCGGGGCAGAGAATGAGCAGACGTCTAGCACTTGCAATTCTTCCACGAAAGACACGAATAACAGATCATCGGTACGACACCGCGCAGTTAGCCGTGGATGACGTTCAGCAACCATGGAGCTGGCACCACAGACATGACCAATtacgcggcgccgacgcccacGTCTAGATACCTGCGAGTATAGTGACGACATTGTGCGGATCCACTGTGGTCTGCTAGTCTCATTGGCGTCTCTGTTATTTCGCCCAGGAGTTTGAAGTGCTGCCCGACGGATTCTGTACCTTGATTTGCAGATTGTGTGCGGTTGATATCTGAACATTTTCAACCCGACATTCGTCTGTTTGCGCCCTCGCACACAACTGACAGTCTTGCTGTGGGAACCACAACCCGTCACGCCACCTGCTATCTCGCAACAGGGAGGATATCCGTCACGGTAGCTCCAGTACCAAATGATCGGGATGTCTTCCTGTAGGTGTTAGCAGTGACACACGCAGCCCGCCATCATCATAGATGGCGTGCTGTGTGTGCCCAGTTCTtcttgcatgcgcggcgtTTTTCTGCCCTATTCTGTTTTCGGAAAGTTTGAAGTGCGCGAGGCGGACCTCGACCTTTCCTCCACTCCCATTCACTGTCATCTATGCACAATTGCTCGGACTGATGCGAGACACGGCGTGTCTGAATTTTTTTTGCTCTTGCAGTCTGCAGACATTGACCCCTTCCGATCTTCGTGTGCTCCGGTCACTGCATGTCAATTCTTGTGTATCGTAGTTACTTTTTCGTATTGTTTTGCGGCATTGCCCTCGAAAACAGCTAGCCTGCTGTCACCGGTCTCTAATGTACATGTGCCGCTTGCCTTTTTGACAGATTGTTGCCCAGGCCGTCGGACCTGTCCTACTGCATTTGGGATACTCATTTCTGCTGCGTGAACGACAGCGCGAACTTTCAAGTGATTCCCGACCAGCATCTGGGCCTCCTCTTCAAGCATAAACGCGATCGGAAGGTGATTAATGTTGACCCTCACGCAGACCCTGGAGATAACTCAAAGCGTCACGAAATTGAGACCGACGAATACATTCAGTTTGTGATTTACGACCACATGAGCCGGAGAAGAGGCTAGCCGGTAGTTGCCACCGGCcggctctctccgcctcgccgttgcAGGTCACAGTGCAAACTTCACACTCGTCTCGCATTGCAAATCTTAAGCATCTTTTGGGGAGCTTTCACTGCGGGCGTTGTTCTTCGATGTTTTCTTGTCTTTCACTTGGAGGCCGTCGTCGTGTGTATTGCATTTTGGTGTCTGCTGGTCCAGTGGCGGACTTTTCTCAGCGGCCGTCCCCGTGTTACGCTCTGTGTATCGCGGCAGCGGCTTAGGTAACGGCCTCCGATCGTCCTAGTGCTCCTGCTTTTTCTGTGAGTCTGCGGATGGTTTGCTGGGATAGCGCCGTATTCTCATCACTGCGACACACGCAAGCTTTTTGGGTGCAGCCGTCTTCATTCTTTGAAGGCGCCTCCATTCAAGGCTGGGTACCGGACACCTCCGTCCCGAATGTAGCGTATTtcaagaggcgaaggcgctgaagcagctCTGCAGGCGTGCTTGTGCCTTTGTTGTTCGGGGAAAGCCACCCGTCACTGCTGTAGTTGTATGGGCGGAGGCTTTGTTCAGCAGCAGGGACCCAAAGAGAGGATCATTTCTTACGCGTGTTGTGGCCGTCTGTAGGGACTGCCCAGGGCTGCGAGCGAGGG is drawn from Besnoitia besnoiti strain Bb-Ger1 chromosome VI, whole genome shotgun sequence and contains these coding sequences:
- a CDS encoding putative ATP-binding cassette sub-family E member 1 (encoded by transcript BESB_068170), which encodes MAPKQKKGDSDVVDEARLRIAIVNADRCKPKKCRQECKRNCPVVRTGKLCIEVEPTSKIAFISEPLCIGCGICVKKCPFEAIAIINLPKDLGKDVTHRFGPNSFKLHRLPVPRPGQVLGLVGTNGIGKSTALKILSAKLKPNLGNYQNPPEWQEILAYFRGSELQNFFTRMLEEDLKASIKPQYVDHVPKQVKGTVGDVVRRKDETGRGDELMKDMELDHLVDREIANLSGGELQRFCICVTAIQKNNVYMFDEPSSYLDVKQRLKAALVIRSCLKFDNFIIVVEHDLSVLDYLSDYICCLWGKPGAYGVVTMPFSVREGINIFLDGFVPTENLRFRDESLNFKLAADQDILPEEIQRLHFYEYPAMTKTMGTFKLRVESGHFSDSEILVMLGQNGTGKSTLIRMLAGLLKPDEEVELPNLHVSYKPQTITAKYQGTVRELFFAKIRESFNHPQFQTDVVKPLQLETIMDQDVQHLSGGELQRVALIVALGKPADIYLIDEPSAYLDSEQRIMAARVIKRFILHAKKTAFIVEHDFIMATYLADRVIVYEGEPGVDCTALSPDNLVSGMNRFLKSLQITFRRDPTNFRPRINKLESVKDKEQKLLGNYFMLDDA
- a CDS encoding flagellar/basal body protein (encoded by transcript BESB_068180), with the protein product MEDTLVKFETYEDYLDSHITDTDRFYLEEEQLARQLVEIGCLRGAVLSREAFYAGKEQLEASRRSTHHSPQKLLCSSGKELSGSIVLRHLAAREDLVKSGKLSTIIFIRDVNRRGQEVSGYIDYSDRLKKENFEQYFDRKKRLLPRPSDLSYCIWDTHFCCVNDSANFQVIPDQHLGLLFKHKRDRKVINVDPHADPGDNSKRHEIETDEYIQFVIYDHMSRRRG